CGCCGGGGCCTGCACCGGGGCGCTCTTCTTCTCCTACCTCACCGACCGCTACGGGAGGAAGAGGCTCTTCCTGATCACGCTGGCCATCTATTTGCTCTTCACGGTGGCCACCGCCTTCTCGTGGAACTTCTGGAGCTTCGCCGTCTTCCGCTTTCTGGCCGGGACCGGCATCGGCGGGGAGTACTCCGCCATCTACTCGGCCATAGACGAGCTCATCCCGGCCCGGGTGCGGGGTCAGGTCGCGCTGGCGATCAGCGGCTCCTACTGGGGAGGGGCGGCGGTGGGCAGCCTGCTGAGCGTGGCGCTGCTCTCGGAGGTCTTCGTGTCGCAGTTCTACGGCTGGCGGCTCGCCTTCGGTCTCGGGGCCGTGCTGGGGCTGTGCGTGCTCCTGATCCGGCGCTACATCCCGGAGAGCCCGCGCTGGCTCGCCACCCACGGCCGGAACGAGGAGGCGGAGCGGGTGGCCTCCGGGATCGAGGAGCGGGTCAGGCGCGAGAAGAACCTGCGGGAGCTCCCGCCCATCGACGAGGACGAGAAGATCACCATCGAGCAGCGCGAGAGCATCGGGTTCGGCCCCATACTGCGGGCGATGTTCATGATGTACCCCAAGCGCACGGTGCTGGGGCTCGTGCTGATGGGCACCCAGGCCTTCCTCTACAACGCCGTGCTCTTCACCTACGGCCTGATCCTGAGCGGCTACTACGGGGTGCCGGGCGGAAACGTCGGCTACTACCTGGCGGCCTTCGCCGTCGGCAACCTGTGCGGCCCGCTGCTCCTGGGCCGGCTCTTCGACCGGGTGGGACGGGTGCCCATGATCTCGGGCTGCTACGTGGCCTCCGGGGCCGTGCTCGCCT
The Rubrobacter xylanophilus genome window above contains:
- a CDS encoding MFS transporter gives rise to the protein MSEGGAGAKTVESAVPARMDRLPWSGWHWLVIAALGITWILDGLEVTIVGNIAAVLTDPASGLGLTEGQVGLAGGIYIAGACTGALFFSYLTDRYGRKRLFLITLAIYLLFTVATAFSWNFWSFAVFRFLAGTGIGGEYSAIYSAIDELIPARVRGQVALAISGSYWGGAAVGSLLSVALLSEVFVSQFYGWRLAFGLGAVLGLCVLLIRRYIPESPRWLATHGRNEEAERVASGIEERVRREKNLRELPPIDEDEKITIEQRESIGFGPILRAMFMMYPKRTVLGLVLMGTQAFLYNAVLFTYGLILSGYYGVPGGNVGYYLAAFAVGNLCGPLLLGRLFDRVGRVPMISGCYVASGAVLAFSAFLFHQRLLDATTLTALWTLMFFFASSAASAAYLTVSEVFPMEIRAMAIALFYAIATGLGGVTGPIIFGQLIGTGDRSNLLVGFILAGALMLVAAAFEMFLGVRAERRSLESVATPLTAIKEQTGSA